Proteins from a single region of Geothrix sp. PMB-07:
- a CDS encoding stage II sporulation protein M: MRQQLFEQQHRPLWENLLGWVEDRPTLGVEDAPSSYRQLCHHLAVARERHYSPALVERLQQLALRVHQKLYGERGEGLLSAWRFLWHDLPRQVREEWRLVAVSSLLFFGTWIAAFLLVRAHPNLVHLLLSPDEAAKYVQMYDPKTPVAGATGATRDVMMFGYYILNNIGIDFQVFASGLLAGVGPLFFLPFNGLHGGTVMAHLTNHGLTATFYGFISGHSSFELIGVVLSGTGGLRMGIAFMHPGRRSRLAALKDGARRGSRLLFGAAILTFIAACFEGFWSANTLVPWKAKVALGLLFWVLLCLWLLLAGRRRP; this comes from the coding sequence ATGAGGCAGCAGCTCTTCGAGCAGCAGCACCGGCCCTTGTGGGAGAACCTGCTGGGCTGGGTGGAAGACCGGCCGACCCTCGGCGTCGAGGATGCGCCATCCTCCTACCGGCAGCTCTGCCATCACCTGGCCGTGGCCCGGGAGCGGCACTACAGCCCGGCGCTGGTGGAGCGGCTTCAGCAGCTGGCCCTGCGCGTTCACCAGAAGCTTTACGGCGAGCGCGGCGAGGGCCTGCTGAGCGCCTGGCGTTTCCTGTGGCACGACCTGCCCCGGCAGGTGCGGGAGGAATGGCGGCTGGTGGCCGTGTCCAGCCTGCTCTTCTTCGGCACCTGGATCGCGGCCTTCCTGCTGGTGCGGGCCCATCCCAACCTGGTGCACTTGCTGCTGAGCCCGGACGAGGCCGCCAAATACGTGCAGATGTACGATCCGAAAACCCCCGTGGCTGGCGCCACCGGGGCGACCCGCGACGTCATGATGTTCGGCTACTACATCCTCAACAACATCGGCATCGATTTCCAAGTGTTCGCCTCGGGCCTGCTGGCGGGCGTGGGGCCGCTGTTCTTCCTGCCCTTCAACGGCCTCCACGGCGGCACGGTGATGGCGCACCTCACCAACCACGGGTTGACGGCCACGTTCTACGGCTTCATCAGCGGCCACAGCTCCTTCGAGCTCATCGGCGTCGTGCTCAGCGGCACCGGCGGCCTGCGCATGGGCATCGCCTTCATGCACCCGGGCCGCCGCTCTCGCCTCGCTGCGTTGAAGGACGGCGCCAGGCGTGGCTCCCGGCTGCTGTTCGGCGCGGCCATCCTCACCTTCATCGCCGCCTGCTTCGAGGGCTTCTGGTCCGCCAACACCCTGGTGCCCTGGAAGGCCAAGGTGGCCCTGGGTCTCCTGTTCTGGGTGCTGCTCTGCCTCTGGCTGCTCCTCGCAGGCCGGAGGCGCCCGTGA
- a CDS encoding thymidine phosphorylase, with protein MRMYDLIYTKKLGGALSPEQIAFWVKGAADGSIPDEQSSALLMAICWRGMSTEETLALTLVMRDSGKRLDLSSVPGLKVDKHSTGGVGDKTTLILGPIVAACGVPCPMFSGRGLGHTGGTVDKFAAIPGLKVELSEAEFIRSLAETGFANSAQTGNIAPADKKLYALRDVTATVESIPLITASIMSKKLAGGADALVLDVKCGPTAFMKTLEEARGLAQSMVDVGTAHGMQIRALITRMDAPLGWAIGNALEVMESVEILRGEHGDSELAEMSFRLAAEMLIMGGAAQTLPEAQAKVQASIQSGAAIETLRRFVALNGGDVRALDDFSLLPQAGKVVDILADRDGYITAIDGRGLGLLAMELGAGRKNQNDVLDLGVGIRVMAQVGKYVRMGDVVFRVYAKAADNIFSRLYLDTLQLTETAPPITPYLLSHIIQ; from the coding sequence ATGCGGATGTACGACCTGATCTATACCAAGAAGCTGGGCGGAGCCCTGTCCCCAGAGCAGATCGCCTTCTGGGTGAAGGGAGCCGCCGATGGCAGCATTCCCGATGAGCAGAGCAGCGCCCTGCTCATGGCCATCTGCTGGCGCGGCATGAGCACCGAAGAAACCCTCGCCCTCACCCTGGTCATGCGGGATTCGGGCAAGCGGCTGGATCTCTCCTCAGTGCCCGGCCTCAAGGTGGATAAGCACAGCACCGGCGGCGTGGGGGACAAGACCACCCTCATCCTGGGCCCCATTGTGGCGGCCTGCGGCGTGCCCTGCCCCATGTTCAGCGGCCGGGGCCTCGGCCACACCGGCGGCACGGTGGACAAATTCGCGGCCATTCCCGGCCTGAAGGTCGAACTGAGCGAGGCCGAATTCATCCGCAGCCTCGCGGAAACCGGGTTTGCCAATTCCGCCCAGACCGGTAACATCGCCCCCGCCGACAAGAAGCTATACGCCCTTCGTGATGTGACAGCCACTGTCGAAAGCATTCCCCTCATCACGGCCAGCATCATGTCCAAGAAGCTCGCCGGCGGGGCCGACGCACTGGTGCTGGACGTGAAGTGCGGTCCCACCGCGTTCATGAAGACCCTGGAAGAAGCACGCGGCCTCGCTCAAAGCATGGTCGATGTGGGCACCGCCCACGGCATGCAGATCCGCGCGCTCATCACCCGCATGGACGCGCCCCTGGGCTGGGCCATTGGCAATGCACTCGAAGTGATGGAGTCCGTGGAAATCCTTCGCGGCGAGCATGGCGATTCCGAGCTGGCGGAGATGAGCTTCCGCCTGGCCGCCGAAATGCTGATCATGGGCGGCGCGGCCCAAACCCTGCCCGAGGCCCAGGCCAAGGTGCAGGCCAGCATCCAAAGCGGCGCGGCCATTGAGACGCTGCGCCGCTTCGTCGCCCTCAACGGTGGTGATGTGCGCGCACTGGACGATTTCAGCCTGCTGCCCCAGGCTGGGAAAGTGGTCGACATCCTGGCCGACCGCGATGGTTACATCACCGCCATCGACGGCCGGGGCCTGGGCCTGCTTGCCATGGAATTAGGTGCAGGCCGGAAAAACCAGAACGATGTGCTCGATCTTGGTGTGGGCATTCGGGTTATGGCTCAGGTCGGGAAATACGTGCGGATGGGAGATGTTGTTTTTCGAGTCTACGCAAAGGCTGCCGACAACATTTTTTCCCGTTTATACCTTGACACCCTTCAACTCACTGAGACTGCACCGCCTATCACCCCATATCTATTGAGCCATATTATCCAGTAG
- a CDS encoding DUF58 domain-containing protein — protein MIPTLPLLRLLAAWTLLGLAASVWARLMPVWRICGWVLLGFLLLDLLLTLWPKQLSGAREAPSSLALGEWREIRVRLRNPSRFPLHVELFDHHPSDFDSRGLPSEHHLPAQGFLEQPYQVRPTARGQRAFGPIQVRLRTSLGLWARLLSLPAPLPVRVFPDFAAVARYALLATDQRLSMLGILKRPRRGEGLDFHQLREFRQGDTLRQVDWKASARSRKLISREYQDERDQQVVFLLDCGRRMKPLDELDGTELGHFDQALNALFLLSYVALKQGDAVGVTTFAEDHPRTVAPHKSLATLERLFQELFDVQPTTHAPDYLAAAERFLKQFRKRSLVVFITNLRDEEDATLLPALKLLRGRHLVMLANLREGVVDGLLAQPVHDVEAALDHAAAHDYMARRRALFQHIHHQGVGVLDVSPAKLPTALVNRYLELKAGGVI, from the coding sequence ATGATCCCCACCCTCCCCCTGCTCCGCCTCCTGGCCGCCTGGACCCTGCTGGGTCTGGCGGCCTCGGTGTGGGCGCGCCTGATGCCGGTCTGGCGCATCTGCGGCTGGGTGTTGCTGGGGTTCCTCCTGCTGGACCTCCTCCTCACCCTCTGGCCCAAGCAGCTCAGCGGAGCGCGGGAAGCCCCATCCAGCCTGGCCCTGGGCGAGTGGCGGGAGATCCGTGTGCGCCTGCGCAACCCCTCTCGGTTCCCTCTGCACGTGGAGCTGTTCGACCACCACCCTTCGGATTTCGACAGCCGGGGCCTGCCGAGCGAGCACCATCTTCCGGCGCAGGGATTCCTTGAGCAGCCTTACCAGGTGCGCCCCACGGCCCGGGGCCAGCGCGCCTTCGGCCCCATCCAGGTGCGCCTTCGCACCAGCCTCGGCCTCTGGGCCCGCCTCCTGAGCCTGCCCGCTCCCCTTCCCGTGCGCGTCTTCCCTGATTTTGCCGCCGTCGCCCGCTACGCCTTGCTGGCCACGGACCAGCGGCTGTCCATGCTCGGCATCCTCAAACGCCCCCGCCGCGGTGAGGGCTTGGATTTCCACCAGCTGCGGGAATTCCGGCAGGGCGACACCCTGCGCCAGGTGGACTGGAAGGCCAGCGCCCGAAGCCGCAAGCTCATCAGCCGCGAGTACCAGGACGAGCGCGATCAGCAGGTGGTGTTTCTGCTCGACTGCGGGCGGCGCATGAAACCCCTCGACGAGCTGGATGGCACCGAACTGGGCCACTTCGACCAGGCCCTCAACGCGCTGTTCCTCCTCAGCTACGTGGCTCTGAAGCAGGGCGACGCCGTGGGCGTGACCACCTTTGCCGAAGACCATCCGCGCACCGTGGCGCCCCACAAGAGCCTGGCTACGCTGGAGAGACTGTTCCAGGAGCTCTTCGATGTGCAGCCCACCACCCACGCGCCGGACTACCTCGCGGCGGCGGAGCGCTTCCTGAAGCAGTTCCGCAAACGCAGCCTGGTGGTGTTCATCACCAACCTGCGCGATGAGGAGGACGCCACCCTTCTGCCCGCGTTGAAGCTGCTCCGAGGTCGCCACCTGGTGATGCTCGCCAACCTGCGGGAAGGCGTGGTCGATGGCCTGCTGGCCCAGCCCGTCCACGATGTGGAGGCCGCCCTCGACCACGCCGCCGCCCACGACTACATGGCCCGGCGCCGAGCCCTCTTCCAGCACATCCACCACCAGGGCGTCGGCGTGCTGGACGTGAGCCCCGCCAAACTCCCCACCGCCCTGGTGAACCGCTACCTCGAGCTGAAAGCAGGCGGCGTCATCTAA
- a CDS encoding DUF4129 domain-containing protein has translation MKPAAAKQAGMGFVPRTRSTLEAVDLGLSLLQAHWKPVAALWILQLGLVLALCLPFLYARPLWILLLLWWLKPWLDRGVLFVLSRAVFGQPTSLWDALGEWRNLHRCGLVAGLLWRRFSPMRSYVLPIFQLEGLRGLAYRQRARVLTRQGGGTAFLLTCSGWVFTLLSLVGVIALLQAMLPPGSRLQLWEGFGAMNTGFQWFLVGVALLVLTLTEPLFVAGGFGLYLNRRTHLEGWDLEQAFRRMAARLSVALLLILGGLGLRAQEPPATPAPAQTEGAPTPSPTPNKGPIRPGEEARFRAQRILKEDPAFKRTEEIRTLRYDPTGSEPKWLRSLLDFFFAKKEPAKPTAPRNLDFLKALFDVLAMVGKILLVGSLLVFLLWLIYRFRHRLGLPGAKAQAWEAPEAIAGLDIRPESLPPDVPAAARLLFANGEARAALALLYRGALAELVHRRGMEIPASATEGDCLRAAGSRLEADSAATFHDLTTSWLRLAYKDERPSEESFDHLCASWPAAFQGQP, from the coding sequence GTGAAGCCCGCCGCCGCGAAACAGGCGGGCATGGGCTTCGTGCCCCGCACCCGCTCGACCCTGGAGGCCGTGGACCTGGGCCTCAGCCTGCTCCAGGCCCACTGGAAGCCCGTTGCCGCCCTGTGGATCCTCCAGCTGGGCCTGGTGCTGGCGCTCTGCCTGCCCTTTCTATACGCACGACCGCTGTGGATCCTGCTCCTCCTGTGGTGGCTCAAGCCCTGGCTGGATCGGGGCGTGCTCTTCGTGCTCAGCCGCGCCGTATTCGGCCAGCCCACCTCCCTGTGGGACGCCCTGGGTGAATGGCGGAACCTTCACCGCTGCGGCCTTGTGGCGGGGCTGCTCTGGCGGCGCTTTTCGCCCATGCGCAGCTACGTGCTGCCGATCTTCCAGCTGGAAGGCCTGCGCGGCCTCGCCTACCGCCAGCGTGCGCGGGTGCTGACGCGGCAGGGCGGCGGCACTGCCTTTCTGCTCACCTGCTCGGGGTGGGTCTTCACCCTGCTCAGCCTGGTGGGCGTCATCGCCCTCCTTCAGGCCATGCTGCCGCCCGGCAGCCGCCTGCAGCTGTGGGAAGGTTTCGGTGCCATGAACACAGGCTTTCAGTGGTTCCTGGTCGGTGTGGCGCTGCTGGTGCTCACCCTCACGGAGCCTCTGTTCGTGGCCGGGGGTTTCGGCCTCTACCTGAACCGGCGCACGCATCTCGAAGGCTGGGATCTGGAGCAGGCTTTCCGCCGCATGGCCGCCCGCCTCAGCGTGGCCCTCCTCCTGATTCTGGGCGGGCTGGGGCTCCGCGCTCAGGAGCCCCCAGCCACGCCAGCACCCGCCCAAACCGAAGGCGCCCCCACCCCATCGCCCACCCCGAACAAGGGGCCCATCCGTCCCGGGGAGGAGGCCCGCTTCCGCGCCCAGCGCATTCTGAAGGAGGATCCCGCCTTCAAGCGCACCGAAGAGATTCGGACCCTCCGCTACGATCCCACGGGCAGTGAGCCGAAATGGCTGCGCAGCCTTCTGGATTTCTTCTTCGCCAAGAAGGAGCCCGCCAAACCCACCGCGCCCCGCAACCTGGATTTCCTGAAGGCCCTCTTCGATGTGCTGGCCATGGTGGGCAAGATCCTGCTCGTGGGCAGCCTGCTCGTCTTCCTACTGTGGTTGATCTATCGTTTTCGGCACCGTCTCGGCCTGCCCGGGGCGAAGGCCCAGGCCTGGGAGGCCCCCGAGGCCATCGCGGGACTGGATATCCGGCCGGAAAGCCTGCCGCCGGATGTACCCGCCGCGGCGCGTCTTCTCTTTGCCAACGGTGAAGCCCGGGCCGCGCTGGCCCTGCTCTATCGGGGCGCTCTGGCCGAGCTGGTCCATCGCCGCGGGATGGAGATTCCCGCCAGCGCCACCGAAGGCGATTGCCTGCGGGCGGCCGGAAGCCGACTGGAAGCGGATTCTGCCGCCACGTTCCACGACCTCACCACCAGCTGGCTGCGTCTCGCTTACAAGGATGAACGCCCCTCAGAGGAATCCTTCGATCACCTCTGCGCCTCTTGGCCCGCCGCCTTCCAGGGGCAGCCATGA
- a CDS encoding DUF4350 domain-containing protein produces the protein MRRLLFTLLMAFLAGCATLVWLSRHSFRRAPQSIEVGLRGEALENPTLLLQKWLEAEGRLVQRKGGEVVAPELPEGAVVLLLHLSQPLTQTEVDTLLAWVRRGGHLLTDGTAAPFNDDRGLALLHQTLGVTLQNKQAGEPNLTEAKQQEDTDTFHDGEQPYRVRRTARWRLVPEDAKAWSYSLGDKGLEVLLTRVEGKGRITLTPDLNFVYRDSLGQLDHAAYVQRLLALQSGCAPVVIWSRPVELSLFSWVWEHARAPLLALLALVGAWVWKGWPRFGPMLPEAKPQRRSLLEHLSASARLLWHGGAAPHLVACTREALERRAQRLNPAYESMDLGARAAWLAQTAGGNADAIGAALDARPGRSSHQLAQDLLTLERLRQRL, from the coding sequence ATGCGGCGACTTTTGTTCACCCTCCTGATGGCCTTCCTCGCGGGGTGCGCCACACTGGTGTGGCTGAGCCGCCATTCCTTCCGCCGAGCGCCCCAGAGCATCGAGGTGGGGCTGCGCGGCGAGGCCCTGGAGAACCCCACCCTCCTGCTGCAGAAGTGGCTGGAGGCCGAAGGCCGCCTCGTGCAGCGGAAGGGCGGCGAAGTAGTGGCCCCGGAACTGCCCGAAGGGGCCGTTGTGTTGCTGCTCCACCTGAGCCAGCCTCTGACGCAAACCGAGGTGGACACCCTGCTGGCTTGGGTGCGCCGCGGTGGCCACCTGCTGACCGATGGCACCGCCGCACCCTTCAACGATGACCGAGGCCTGGCCCTGCTGCACCAGACCCTGGGCGTCACCCTTCAGAACAAGCAGGCCGGTGAGCCGAACCTGACGGAGGCAAAGCAGCAGGAGGACACGGACACCTTCCACGACGGAGAACAGCCCTACCGGGTGCGCCGCACGGCGCGGTGGCGCCTGGTACCCGAGGATGCCAAGGCGTGGAGCTACAGCCTGGGCGACAAGGGCCTGGAGGTGCTGCTCACCCGCGTCGAAGGCAAGGGGCGCATCACCCTCACGCCGGATCTCAACTTCGTCTACCGCGATTCCCTGGGGCAACTGGATCACGCAGCCTACGTGCAGCGGCTTCTGGCCCTGCAGTCGGGATGTGCTCCGGTGGTGATCTGGTCGCGCCCCGTGGAGCTGTCCCTCTTCAGTTGGGTGTGGGAGCACGCGCGGGCGCCGCTGCTGGCCCTGCTGGCGCTCGTGGGCGCCTGGGTGTGGAAGGGCTGGCCCCGCTTCGGCCCCATGCTGCCCGAGGCCAAGCCGCAGCGGCGTTCCCTGCTGGAGCACCTCAGCGCCAGCGCGCGTCTGCTCTGGCATGGCGGCGCCGCACCCCACCTGGTGGCCTGCACCCGCGAAGCTCTGGAGCGCCGGGCCCAACGCCTGAACCCCGCCTACGAATCCATGGACCTCGGCGCCCGCGCCGCCTGGTTGGCCCAGACCGCGGGCGGCAACGCCGATGCCATCGGCGCTGCGCTGGATGCTCGGCCGGGCCGATCCTCCCATCAGCTGGCCCAGGATCTCCTCACCCTCGAACGCCTCCGGCAACGCCTCTGA
- a CDS encoding MoxR family ATPase: MTTSTPTPLPDPARIQWAAEQAEALRTEIHRALVGQEAVVGQVLAAFLAGGHVLLEGVPGLGKTLLVRALATTFRGAFARIQFTPDLMPSDVMGHALWDMKSEQFHLRRGPVFTNLLLADEVNRAPAKTQAALLEVMQEQQVSLEGRTLPVQAPFMVLATQNPIEQEGTYPLPEAQLDRFLLKVHMGYPEVHEEVALVRQVTTGTVGDALRVDEVRPLMSATEVLELQALAASVRVDEAVLDYAVRIVRATREWPGIAIGAGPRGAIALVRVVRAHALLEGRDFTTPDDVKALALPALRHRLQRSPETEIEGLGSDDLLRAILAKVPAPRA, from the coding sequence ATGACAACCTCGACCCCCACGCCACTCCCCGATCCCGCCCGCATCCAGTGGGCCGCCGAACAGGCCGAGGCCCTTCGCACGGAAATCCACCGCGCCCTCGTGGGCCAGGAGGCCGTGGTGGGCCAGGTGCTGGCGGCCTTCCTCGCCGGAGGCCATGTGCTGCTCGAAGGCGTTCCGGGCCTGGGGAAGACGCTGCTGGTGCGGGCCCTGGCCACCACCTTTCGCGGCGCCTTCGCCCGCATTCAGTTCACGCCGGACTTGATGCCGAGCGACGTCATGGGACACGCCCTGTGGGACATGAAGAGCGAGCAGTTCCATCTGCGTCGCGGCCCGGTCTTCACGAACCTGCTGCTGGCCGATGAAGTGAACCGCGCCCCGGCCAAGACTCAGGCGGCCCTGCTGGAAGTGATGCAGGAGCAACAGGTCAGCCTGGAGGGCCGCACCCTGCCCGTGCAGGCCCCCTTCATGGTGCTGGCCACCCAGAATCCCATCGAGCAGGAGGGCACCTATCCGCTGCCCGAGGCCCAGCTGGACCGCTTCCTCCTCAAGGTCCACATGGGCTATCCAGAGGTTCACGAGGAAGTGGCCCTGGTCCGCCAGGTCACCACCGGCACTGTCGGCGATGCGCTGCGGGTGGACGAGGTGCGCCCCCTCATGAGCGCCACCGAGGTGCTGGAGCTGCAGGCCCTGGCCGCCAGCGTGCGCGTGGACGAGGCGGTACTGGACTACGCCGTGCGCATCGTGCGCGCCACCCGCGAGTGGCCCGGCATCGCCATCGGCGCCGGGCCTCGCGGTGCCATCGCCCTGGTCCGCGTGGTGCGGGCCCATGCCCTCCTCGAAGGCCGGGACTTCACCACCCCTGACGACGTGAAGGCCCTGGCCCTTCCCGCCCTGCGCCACCGCCTGCAGCGCAGCCCCGAAACCGAAATCGAGGGCCTGGGTTCGGACGACCTGCTGCGGGCCATCCTGGCCAAGGTGCCGGCCCCCCGCGCATGA
- a CDS encoding tyrosine-type recombinase/integrase codes for MTRSKTPGLTQRGGSVWNYDIVVDAVRYQGSTKTTDLKTATLFLSQLRLDIARGKLALKDTRRTLLLEEVHLEFLASKTPSASPRYITSATAHWRVWIAPRLGKTPVDRIDAAMVDQLRNDLLVAGRSPVYTNNVLISLRTLLNFAVKRGRLRKALKVELLRVQRKPRPTVPASRVSDFLAAFDHATKNPQVRVMVRVMLGLGLRSSEVAGMRWDWMDLEQRTYTVGRAKGKEARVLPIPSWVWDALSTMPKGTLSGLVFPGDPSRPSSGKLPASRRTQNR; via the coding sequence ATGACACGCAGCAAGACCCCAGGACTCACCCAGCGGGGCGGGTCTGTCTGGAACTACGACATCGTGGTGGATGCGGTCCGCTACCAGGGATCGACCAAGACCACGGACCTGAAGACCGCCACCCTGTTCCTGAGTCAGCTTCGCCTGGACATCGCCCGGGGCAAGCTCGCCCTCAAGGACACCCGCCGAACCCTACTGCTGGAGGAAGTCCACCTGGAGTTCCTGGCGTCCAAGACCCCTTCTGCGAGTCCCCGCTACATCACCTCTGCCACCGCGCACTGGCGGGTGTGGATCGCCCCTCGCCTGGGCAAGACCCCCGTGGATCGCATCGACGCAGCTATGGTCGACCAGTTGAGGAACGACCTCCTGGTGGCAGGGCGGTCCCCCGTCTATACGAACAATGTCCTCATCTCCCTGCGGACCCTCCTCAACTTCGCCGTGAAGCGCGGAAGGCTGCGGAAAGCCCTTAAGGTGGAGTTGCTGAGGGTGCAGCGGAAGCCCCGCCCCACCGTCCCCGCCAGTCGTGTGTCGGATTTCCTCGCCGCCTTTGACCACGCCACGAAGAACCCCCAGGTGCGGGTGATGGTGCGCGTCATGCTGGGATTGGGACTGCGCTCCAGCGAGGTCGCCGGGATGCGCTGGGACTGGATGGACCTGGAGCAGCGGACCTACACCGTGGGACGCGCAAAGGGCAAGGAGGCGCGGGTGCTGCCCATCCCTTCATGGGTGTGGGACGCCCTATCCACCATGCCCAAGGGCACCCTCAGCGGCTTGGTCTTCCCTGGGGACCCGTCCAGACCATCCTCCGGGAAGCTGCCAGCAAGCCGGAGGACGCAGAATCGGTGA
- a CDS encoding TonB-dependent receptor: MHLLNHRLGRLTALLASGGLMLVAQGVQTGSVIGTVKDSATGKFIPGATIVLKTPQGDKQTVSDLNGSFRFQQLPPNDAKLVISAPNHVSASILLRINIDKAAAYDVVLKPIQETGATVVVTAATAVAEPGDTKTGQNFALESVNSLPINNREIRAIASLTPGVSSDSNGITIRGSQATQVQFLVDGADVMDPVTGGPSVRLNEEMLEEVQVVTGGASAEYGRFTGGVVNTTTKSGTNEFSGVFRWDITNPGKWNALAPLQKPLAGANSTVQQYVVSGPVLKDRIFFVVGYRTTSPMTSTPNATTGVDGAGDGINKSFFATRVEERKDIKLDWQISTDHKVFWQYNKTESKRKNVDYATTFAGGSSGTEVLSSQNDTFSYVTFGYLGQITPSLYLNARFNHKKESLGGPGSGGQGGKAIPWIDTQSGTMFDNGFFGSDSDSRPIRTANIDATYFLEAAGSHEIKVGAQLFESQHNAANSQSPTNTFIYFNGFVDPNNHSTAISNRALTPNDTTGGQTFLDVWVPVFGATTKNRIDGYFINDKWKVNKNWAFNLGLRLDTFKSQNDLGVNNFDFKDLSPRLSATYDIYGDNRWVVSYNYSVYVGQVVQGATDSSSVVGNPAEYKYAYLGGDPLLRASWSNTPFFASDPSLFRPYFKTDPNLKTPRMREHIASLRHDDLEGTVWSIAFSKRKWDRFVDDFYTAGDPVSGQATITNKNDPTLTRDYWSVETTYQRVLNSSFSYGFNLTFSSLKGNFEGGQAGASAQTNNYGPTNIPSERLNPYGVLAADQPIQFIGNMTYKTALGKGHFSLSALQFYTSGAPYSKTVTSPSLANPAGAPSYYSGTFTNYTDGRGTFHFPETYRTDVQISYDYPVYNKLSAFARLNITNFFNTQELLNWNTTGGTYTLTQATAANSSYATNYTLPFKAGSSSFGKATSSSNYIAARALNLAVGFRF, from the coding sequence ATGCATCTTTTGAACCACCGGCTTGGCCGACTCACGGCGCTCCTTGCCTCAGGCGGTCTGATGCTCGTCGCTCAGGGCGTCCAGACAGGATCGGTGATCGGAACCGTCAAGGATTCAGCCACCGGAAAGTTTATTCCCGGCGCCACAATCGTCCTTAAGACCCCTCAAGGCGATAAGCAGACCGTCAGCGATCTCAATGGCTCCTTCCGCTTTCAGCAGCTTCCTCCGAATGACGCGAAACTGGTCATTTCCGCCCCCAACCATGTGTCGGCAAGCATCCTGCTCCGTATCAACATCGATAAAGCAGCCGCCTACGATGTAGTTCTGAAGCCCATCCAGGAAACCGGCGCAACGGTGGTTGTCACGGCCGCCACGGCCGTCGCCGAACCTGGAGATACCAAAACTGGTCAGAACTTCGCTTTGGAAAGCGTCAACTCGCTTCCTATCAACAACCGAGAGATTAGGGCTATCGCCTCTTTAACCCCAGGCGTTAGCAGCGATAGCAACGGCATCACCATCCGTGGATCCCAGGCCACCCAGGTTCAATTCCTGGTTGATGGCGCGGACGTCATGGATCCCGTGACCGGCGGCCCTTCTGTTCGCCTCAACGAAGAAATGCTGGAAGAAGTCCAAGTCGTCACGGGTGGCGCCTCCGCTGAATATGGTCGGTTCACGGGTGGTGTGGTTAATACCACAACCAAGTCCGGCACCAATGAATTCTCTGGTGTGTTCCGTTGGGATATCACCAACCCTGGCAAGTGGAATGCCCTTGCCCCTCTCCAGAAGCCCTTGGCCGGAGCCAACAGTACGGTTCAGCAATATGTGGTTTCCGGTCCGGTCCTCAAGGATCGCATCTTCTTCGTGGTCGGCTATCGCACCACTTCCCCGATGACTTCCACACCTAATGCGACCACTGGTGTTGATGGTGCCGGCGATGGCATCAATAAGTCATTCTTCGCCACCCGCGTTGAAGAGCGCAAGGATATCAAGCTGGATTGGCAGATCAGCACTGATCACAAGGTCTTCTGGCAGTATAATAAGACCGAATCTAAGCGCAAGAACGTCGACTACGCCACAACTTTTGCGGGCGGCAGCAGCGGTACAGAGGTTCTATCATCTCAGAATGATACGTTCAGCTATGTCACTTTTGGCTACCTTGGCCAGATAACTCCCTCTCTTTACCTGAATGCCCGGTTCAATCATAAGAAGGAATCCCTGGGTGGCCCTGGCAGTGGTGGCCAGGGCGGCAAGGCTATCCCCTGGATCGATACCCAGTCGGGCACCATGTTTGACAATGGTTTCTTCGGTAGCGATTCCGACTCCAGACCCATTCGCACCGCCAACATCGATGCAACCTATTTCCTAGAAGCCGCCGGTTCGCACGAGATCAAGGTAGGCGCTCAGTTGTTTGAGTCGCAGCACAACGCTGCCAACTCTCAGAGCCCCACCAACACGTTCATCTATTTCAACGGCTTCGTTGACCCAAACAACCACAGCACGGCCATCTCGAATCGAGCTCTGACCCCGAACGACACCACCGGCGGCCAGACTTTCCTGGATGTCTGGGTACCGGTCTTTGGCGCCACCACCAAAAACCGGATCGATGGGTACTTCATTAACGATAAGTGGAAGGTTAACAAAAATTGGGCATTCAACCTCGGCTTGCGCCTGGACACCTTCAAGTCGCAGAACGATTTGGGCGTAAACAATTTCGACTTCAAGGATCTTTCGCCTCGCCTCTCGGCGACCTATGACATTTACGGTGACAATCGCTGGGTTGTTTCTTACAACTACAGCGTTTATGTCGGACAGGTCGTGCAAGGCGCCACCGATAGTTCCTCGGTCGTTGGCAACCCCGCCGAATACAAATACGCATATCTCGGTGGCGATCCACTGCTGCGCGCCAGCTGGTCGAACACACCCTTCTTCGCTTCCGACCCAAGCCTGTTCCGTCCGTATTTCAAGACGGACCCCAATCTCAAAACCCCTCGGATGCGCGAGCACATCGCCAGCCTCCGACACGACGACTTGGAGGGAACGGTTTGGAGCATCGCCTTCTCAAAGCGCAAGTGGGACCGATTTGTTGATGACTTCTACACGGCCGGCGATCCTGTTTCTGGGCAGGCCACCATTACCAATAAAAATGATCCCACCCTCACCCGCGATTATTGGAGCGTTGAAACCACCTATCAGCGCGTGCTGAATTCCAGTTTCAGCTACGGGTTCAACCTTACCTTCAGCTCCCTGAAGGGTAATTTTGAAGGCGGCCAGGCCGGTGCATCCGCTCAGACAAATAATTACGGGCCCACAAACATCCCCTCGGAACGCCTGAACCCATACGGCGTCCTTGCAGCGGATCAGCCGATTCAGTTCATTGGCAACATGACCTACAAGACGGCCCTGGGCAAGGGTCATTTCTCCCTGTCCGCTTTGCAGTTCTACACCAGTGGAGCCCCCTACTCGAAGACGGTCACGTCGCCTTCTCTGGCGAATCCCGCTGGAGCTCCCAGCTATTATTCCGGAACTTTCACAAACTACACGGATGGCCGCGGAACTTTCCATTTCCCGGAAACCTACCGCACGGATGTCCAGATTTCATATGACTACCCGGTGTATAACAAGCTTTCCGCCTTCGCACGTCTAAACATCACCAATTTCTTCAACACTCAGGAACTGCTGAATTGGAACACGACTGGGGGTACATACACCCTCACTCAGGCCACGGCTGCCAATTCCAGCTACGCAACCAACTACACCTTGCCCTTTAAGGCGGGTAGCAGTTCTTTCGGCAAGGCAACTTCCTCGTCTAATTACATTGCTGCTCGCGCACTTAATCTCGCCGTGGGATTCCGCTTCTGA